The genomic region TGGTGGTGGCCATCCAGCCGTTGGGCAGCGAGAGCCGGATCGCCTTGTGCCAGGCGCTGCCGACCTGCTTGGGCAGGGACGCCTCGTGGTAGTTCAGGTCGTACTTGGCGAAGAGCGCCTTCACCTTCGGGGCGATCTCGGCGTACCGGTTCGAGGGCAGGTCCGGGAACAGGTGGTGCTCGATCTGGTGGGACAGGTTGCCGGTCATCACGTGCATGGCCTTCGAGCCGGAGATGTTGGCCGAGCCCAGCATCTGGCGCACGTACCACTCGCCGCGGGTCTCCCGCTCCGGGATCGCCTTCTTCTCGAAGGTCTCGACGCCCTCGGGGAAGTGGCCGCACATGATCACCGAGTGCGACCAGAGGTTGCGCACCAGGTTCGCCGTGAAGTTCGCGGCCAGCGTGGGCAGGAACGAGCCCGTCGGCAGCGAGAGCGCCGGGTGGACCACGTAGTCCTTGGTCATCTGCTTGCGGATCTTGCGCACGGTGTTCTTGGCGTTCTTCTTGAACGTCTCGCTGCGCCGCTCCTTGGGGACCCGCAGGTTCTTCCCGAGCTCGAGGTCGTAGGCGGCGATGCCGTACTCGAAGAAGCAGGCGTTGATGAAGTTCAGCAGCGGCTGCGCGAGGTAGATCGGGTGCCAGCGCTGGTCCTCGTCCATCCGCATGATGCCCCAGCCGAGGTCGTTGTCCTTGCCCACGATGTTCGTGTAGGTGTGGTGCACCTCGTTGTGGCTGTGCTTCCAGCCCTCGGCGGTCGAGGCGTTGTCCCACTCCCAGGTGGTCGAGTGGATCTTCGGGTCACGCATCCAGTCCCACTGGCCGTGCATGACGTTGTGGCCGATCTCCATGTTCTCGAGGATCTTGGCCACGCTCAGCCCGACCGTCCCGGCGACCCAGGCGGGCGGGAACGCGCTGGCGAGCAGCACCGCGCGGCTGCCGAGCTCGAGACGGCGCTGGAAGGCCACCATCCCGCGGATGTACGCCGCGTCGCTGTCGCCGCGGCTGTCGATGATGTCCTGCCGGATCGCGTCCAGCTCGGCGCCGATCTGCTCGATGTCCTCGGCGGTGAGGTGAGCGGTCGGGTTCTCGGGCTTCTTGGTGATGGCGGTCATCAGACTCCTTCGGGGTCGGGATGGGCGCTGGATCGGCTGGATCAGTGGCGCTGGTCAGTGAGCGATGGTGCAGGCGCCGGCGGCGGCGCTGATACAGGTCTGGATCGGGACGCCCTCGGGGTTGGTCTCCCCGGGGATGGCGACGGTGACCTCGCCGTTGCGCAGGTCGCGGACCGCGCCCTGGGTCATCGGCAGGACACAGCCGAAGCAGATGCCCATCCGGCACCCGCTCGGCATCAGGACGCCGGCGTCCTCGGCGGCGTCGAGGATCGGGGTGCTGCCGTCGGCGTCCACGGTGGCGCCGGACGCGAAGGTGACGGTGCCGCCCTCGCCGCTGGCCTCCATCAGGACCGGGCGGAAGCGCTCGGTGGTGAGCGCCAGGCCCCGGGCGGTGTGGTGCTCCTCGAGGGCGTCGAGCAGGCCCGCCGGGCCGCACGCGTAGGTGAGCCGGTGCTCGAGGTCGGGGACGAGCTCGTCGAGCAGTGCCACGTCGAGCAGGCCGTGCTGGTCGTCGTAGCGCTCGATCAGCGTGATCGCGCCCCGGGCACCGAGCGCCCGCAGCTCGTCGCGGAAGATCGCGGCCGACTCCGAGGGGTTGACGTGCACCAGCACGATGTCGGTCGCGGGACGCGTCGCGCGGGAGAACAGGTTGCGCAACATGCCGATGACCGGCGTGATGCCGGAGCCGGCGGTGACCAGGAGCAGCCGCTCGGGCAGCGGCTGCGGGAGCACGAACTCGCCCTCGGCCTGCTCGAGCTGGAGCATCTCGCCGGGCCGGACGCTGTGCACGAGGTGGGAGGAGACGGTGCCGTCCTCGATCGCCTTGACAGTGATCGAGATGCAGCCGTCGGCGCGCGGGCCGTGGGTCAGCGAGTAGGTGCGCCACAGGCGTACGCCGTCGACGGAGACGCCGATCCGGACGTACTGGCCGGGCACGTGTCCGGCCCAGTCCTTGCCGGGCTTGATGACCAGGGTCGCGGACTGCGCGGTCTCGGGGCGGACCTGGACCACGCGGCCGCGCAGCGGCGCGCCGGCGCGCAGCGGGTGGAAGACGTCGAGGACGTCGTCGAGCTCGAGCGGGGTGACCGCGGCCCCGGCGACCCGGCGCAGCACTCCTCGCAAGGAGGTGCCGGAGCCGGGGTTCCCCGAGGTGACAAGACTGGCCATACCCCCACTCTCCTGCATTGGCGGCGTAAAGTCCTGTGCTGTCGACGTGAACCCGGCGCGCCTTTTTGTTCGTCACGAACAAAGTCCGCCCGCTGACTGCCCAGAATTCGGAGGAACCGTGCCGCCACGGACCCCGCGCCGCACCGACGGCCACGGACTGAAGCTCCCCCCGGTCGCCGTCGCCGCCATGCGCGCCGAGCTGCCCCGGGTGGCCGAGACCACCGTCGGCGCGATCATCGAGGAGGTGCCCAGCTACACCCAGGCCCTCGACGGCCCGATGGGCGCCAAGATCGGCAACGCCGTCCAGCTCGCGCTGGGCGGCTTCCTGTCGCTGGCCAGCGGCCGGCGCGGCGCCGGCGCCGGCACCCCCACCGCACCGGCCGTCGAGGGGGCCTACCAGCTCGGCCGCGGCGAGGCCCGCAGCGGCCGGTCCATCGACGCGCTACTGGCGGCGTACCGGATCGGCGCCCGGGTCTCGTGGCGCGAGCTGTCCACGACTGCCGTCGCGGCCGGCCTCGACAGCACCGACCTGGTCGACTTCGCCGAGCTGGTCTTCGCCTACATCGACGAGCTGTCGGCGGCCAGCGCCGCCGGCCACAACGACGAGCGCGAGACGACGGGCCGGGTCCGGCAGCGGCTGCTGGAGCGGGTCGCCAGCGCCCTCCTGGACGGGTCGCCGGCCGAGGACGTCCAGGCCGCCGCCGAGGCGGCCGGCTGGGTGCCGCCGGCCACGCTGACCGCGGTGCTGGTGCCGCAGGCTCAGGTTCGCCCGGTCCTGGCCGCGGTCTCCCCGCTGACCCTGCGGGTCGGGGACCTGGTCGGCCTCGACGACGCGGCGCTGCTGCTGGTCCCCGACGCGCACGGCCATCGGCGCGACGCGCTGCTCGCGGTGCTGCGCGACCGGGGCGCGATCGCCGGTCCCGCCCGCCCCTGGCTGGAGGTGCGCTCCTCCTACCTGCGGGCCGCCCGGGCCCGGCTCCGCGGGCTCGACCTGGACACCGAGATCCACCTGCCCGAACTGGTGCTCAGTGCCGATCCCGAGGCGCTCGCGGACCTGCGCGAGCGCGCCCTCGCGCCGCTGGCGGAGCTGCGGCCGGCGACCGCGGAGAAGCTCACCGAGACGCTGCGCGCGTGGGTGCTCCACCAGGGGCGGCGCGAGGACGTGGCGGCGGCGCTCTTCGTGCACCCGCAGACCGTGCGCTACCGCCTCGGCCAGCTCCGCGAGGCCTACGGCGACCTGCTCGAGGACCCTGACACGCTGCTGGCGCTGACCCTCGCCCTGGGCCGGCCGGAGCGGACGCCGGCCGCCGCCGACTGAGCCGGCGACCGCCCGGTCGCGGAGCCCGATCCAATCCGCTGGCCGACCAGCACCGAAGACCCATCGACAGTGAACGCCGTGACGAGCCCCACATCCGCGGCGCCGATCCATCGAAAGGGAGCACCCCCATGAACCGCAGCAAGACCCTGAAGGTCAGCATCGCCGGTCTTGTCACGGCGGCCCTGGCTGGCACCACCGTCGCGACCGGGCCGGCCCAGGCCGCCGAGGAGCACGGGGACTCGGCCCGCCAGGGCGGCAACCGCAGCCTCGCAGCCGTCCTCGCCCAGGACGGCGCCCGGTTCGACAAGAACTGGAAGGACTTCGACATCCTCGAGAAGGCAGTCGTCACGGTCCTCACCGAGAAGCCCGACAGCCCGGTGGCGCTCCTGACGCAGGGCCGCAAGCGGGCGACGGCGTTCCTGCCGACCGACGCCGCCTTCCGCCGCCTGGTCCGCGACCTCACCGGCTCGCGGCCCGCCAACGAGGCCGCCGCCTTCAGCGCGGTCGCCTCCGTGGCCGACGTCGACACCCTGGAGTCGGTGCTGCTCTACCACGTCGTCCCCGGCAAGACCCTCGGCGCGAAGAAGGTCGTCGCCCTGGAGGGCAAGTCGGTGACCACGGCCCTGGGCAGCAAGGTCAAGATCGAGGTCAAGAAGAAGGGCGTCGTGCTCCAGGACGCCGACCGCAACGACCGCAACGCGGTGGTGACCGTCACCGACATCAACAAGGGCAACAAGCAGATCGGGCACGCGATCAACCGCGTGCTGCGCCCCATCGACCTCTGAGCCGATGCCGACCAGGGCGGGCCGGACGCGACGCGTCCGGCCCGCTTTGGCATGTGAGGGTGGCCTCGTCGCCGCTACCGGCGCCTCCCCACCGGGTACCGCTGGTCCCGTGACCGAGCGAACCGTCCCTCTCCGCCGCCGCCCCCGATCCGCGCGGGCGGGCCTGGCCGGACTGCTCTGCCTGGCCGGCCTGCTGACCGGCTGCTCGGACGACGACGGCCCGACCCGGGCCGAGCTCGCCAGCCCGTCGGCCAGCCCGACCGAGACCCCGGCGGCCCCGGTGCAGCCGCCGCCCTCCGCGGCGGCCCGCTTCCCGACGTACGTCGCCCTCGGCGACTCCTACACCGCGGCGCCGCTGATCAGCGAGCCCATCGACACCGTGGGCTGCCTGCGCTCGGCCGGCAACTACCCGGCCCGGGTCGCCGAGACCCTGGGCGCCCAGCTCGAGGACCGCAGCTGCACCGGCGCGGACACCTCGAACCTCACCGGCCCCCAGCGCACCCTGACCGGGTCGGTGCCCGCCCAGCTCGACGCCGTCCGGGCCGGGACCAGCCTGGTGACTGTCGGGATCGGCGGCAACGACTTCGGGCTCTTCTCGACACTGGTCGGCTGCCTCGAGGCGGGCGCGGACGACGGCGAGTCCTGCCAGGACCGGGTCGATGTCGACCAGGTCCGGACCCAGCTCGACGAGGTCACGGTCCGGGTCGGGAGGGTGCTGGAGGAGGTCGGGCGCCGGGCCCCGGACGCCGAGGTGGTGGTCATCGGCTACCCGCAGATCGTGCCGCCGGACCGCACCTGCCCGGACCGGCTGCCGCTCGCCGAGGACGACCACCTGTTCCTCGCCGACCTCAACACCCGGCTCGACCGGGCCGTCCAGCAGGCCGCCCGGACGGCTGGCGTCGCGTTCGCTGACGTGTACGCCGCCAGCGACGCCCACGACCGCTGCTCCGCGCAGCCCTGGGTCAGCGGGTCGGAGTCCGCGACCGGCGAGGCGCTGGCCCACCACCCGCTGGCCGCCGAGCAGGAGGCCGTCGCCGGGCTGGTCGTCGAAGCGCTGAGCGAGTAGCCGCGGGCTGCTCAGCCCAGGTCGGCGTGGACCACCTGGCCGCCGACCACGGT from Nocardioides pantholopis harbors:
- a CDS encoding ferredoxin reductase; this encodes MASLVTSGNPGSGTSLRGVLRRVAGAAVTPLELDDVLDVFHPLRAGAPLRGRVVQVRPETAQSATLVIKPGKDWAGHVPGQYVRIGVSVDGVRLWRTYSLTHGPRADGCISITVKAIEDGTVSSHLVHSVRPGEMLQLEQAEGEFVLPQPLPERLLLVTAGSGITPVIGMLRNLFSRATRPATDIVLVHVNPSESAAIFRDELRALGARGAITLIERYDDQHGLLDVALLDELVPDLEHRLTYACGPAGLLDALEEHHTARGLALTTERFRPVLMEASGEGGTVTFASGATVDADGSTPILDAAEDAGVLMPSGCRMGICFGCVLPMTQGAVRDLRNGEVTVAIPGETNPEGVPIQTCISAAAGACTIAH
- a CDS encoding SGNH/GDSL hydrolase family protein, with protein sequence MTERTVPLRRRPRSARAGLAGLLCLAGLLTGCSDDDGPTRAELASPSASPTETPAAPVQPPPSAAARFPTYVALGDSYTAAPLISEPIDTVGCLRSAGNYPARVAETLGAQLEDRSCTGADTSNLTGPQRTLTGSVPAQLDAVRAGTSLVTVGIGGNDFGLFSTLVGCLEAGADDGESCQDRVDVDQVRTQLDEVTVRVGRVLEEVGRRAPDAEVVVIGYPQIVPPDRTCPDRLPLAEDDHLFLADLNTRLDRAVQQAARTAGVAFADVYAASDAHDRCSAQPWVSGSESATGEALAHHPLAAEQEAVAGLVVEALSE
- a CDS encoding fasciclin domain-containing protein, yielding MNRSKTLKVSIAGLVTAALAGTTVATGPAQAAEEHGDSARQGGNRSLAAVLAQDGARFDKNWKDFDILEKAVVTVLTEKPDSPVALLTQGRKRATAFLPTDAAFRRLVRDLTGSRPANEAAAFSAVASVADVDTLESVLLYHVVPGKTLGAKKVVALEGKSVTTALGSKVKIEVKKKGVVLQDADRNDRNAVVTVTDINKGNKQIGHAINRVLRPIDL
- a CDS encoding fatty acid desaturase family protein, translating into MTAITKKPENPTAHLTAEDIEQIGAELDAIRQDIIDSRGDSDAAYIRGMVAFQRRLELGSRAVLLASAFPPAWVAGTVGLSVAKILENMEIGHNVMHGQWDWMRDPKIHSTTWEWDNASTAEGWKHSHNEVHHTYTNIVGKDNDLGWGIMRMDEDQRWHPIYLAQPLLNFINACFFEYGIAAYDLELGKNLRVPKERRSETFKKNAKNTVRKIRKQMTKDYVVHPALSLPTGSFLPTLAANFTANLVRNLWSHSVIMCGHFPEGVETFEKKAIPERETRGEWYVRQMLGSANISGSKAMHVMTGNLSHQIEHHLFPDLPSNRYAEIAPKVKALFAKYDLNYHEASLPKQVGSAWHKAIRLSLPNGWMATTKPSNAPQQLSLLYKMATGGPKVRRAAQARLEQQARKLTKAA
- a CDS encoding PucR family transcriptional regulator → MPPRTPRRTDGHGLKLPPVAVAAMRAELPRVAETTVGAIIEEVPSYTQALDGPMGAKIGNAVQLALGGFLSLASGRRGAGAGTPTAPAVEGAYQLGRGEARSGRSIDALLAAYRIGARVSWRELSTTAVAAGLDSTDLVDFAELVFAYIDELSAASAAGHNDERETTGRVRQRLLERVASALLDGSPAEDVQAAAEAAGWVPPATLTAVLVPQAQVRPVLAAVSPLTLRVGDLVGLDDAALLLVPDAHGHRRDALLAVLRDRGAIAGPARPWLEVRSSYLRAARARLRGLDLDTEIHLPELVLSADPEALADLRERALAPLAELRPATAEKLTETLRAWVLHQGRREDVAAALFVHPQTVRYRLGQLREAYGDLLEDPDTLLALTLALGRPERTPAAAD